In Leptospirillum ferriphilum, the genomic window GCGAACGAAATGGAACCTTCCATAGGACGGGCGACATTATTTCGGGCGATTGACCTGTTTCTCGAAAAGGGGATTCTTGAAAAGATCCACAGGGAAAACGGGGATGATGTTTATATTGTGGGCTCGAAAGGACATCATCACCATATTATCTGCCGGGATTGCGGAGAAATTCGGGATATTGATGCCTGTCCGTTTGAAAAAGAGCTTGAAGAAGTGATTCAGAGGGAAGGGTTCTCTTCAACAATACACCGGATTGAGATCGAAGGTATCTGCGAAAGTTGTCGGACGAAGGGGGAGGGTGGGAACTAAGCTATGGCCCCATTGCGTGAAAATGGGGCAATTCGGAAGAGACATAGTACAATCCGGACAAAAGGAGAATCAAAAGACCAATGATAAGAAGAACCGGATTTTTGAACGATTTTTTACGCGTTTCATTCATGAGACGGATTCTAGGGGGCCGCAGCCAAGGAGTCAAGAGTCTTTTTTGTCTTCCGGTGTTTTCAGCATGGGTTTTCGCTCTTTTTGTCATTCTCGCGTCCGGATGCCAGTCTGCAGAAACGGCTCACACGGCAGACCTGTCGGATGAAACTCCCACTCCGATCCGTTTTGATGCAAGACCGGTCCCCACGCTCCTTCCCCGAACGAATCTGTATCTTTTTTTCTCTTCCGACCGGCCTCTTTATTATCGTGAAGGAGAGTATTTTCAATACTGGCATAAACATTGGTTTGCTGCGGATGATCTGAGAGGACCCTGGAACCCGATCACTCCATACCAGCTCCCGGATCTTCTTCAAAGCGTTCCTCCCGATTATTATTATGACAATTTTCCTTACAAGCTTCGGAAGGAAAATTGAGTCTTCCAGAAGACAGAAACTTAAAGAGAACGTCCTTCACCACCGACAATTCGAACGGGAATCCTCTCTCCGGTTTTCACGTTTAACC contains:
- a CDS encoding Fur family transcriptional regulator translates to MYTYQEMLSILNNGGYRLTDQRLSLLQVLETFGGSFSALDFEKKANEMEPSIGRATLFRAIDLFLEKGILEKIHRENGDDVYIVGSKGHHHHIICRDCGEIRDIDACPFEKELEEVIQREGFSSTIHRIEIEGICESCRTKGEGGN